DNA from Nocardioides seonyuensis:
CAGGACGAGGAGGGTGATGGACAGGCCTGCGGCGATGACCCCGGCCACGCGTCCCCAGGCCATGGCGCTCAGGCTCGTGGGCACGACGTAGAGCAGCGTGACACCGACGGAGGCGTCAGCGCCCAGCCAGATGCGCAGGACCGTGATGAGCACGAACATCATGGCCACCCCCACCAGGGCCAGGCCCGGTCGGCGGCTGAACCACGGCTGGTACGGCGTGGGCGCCGGCGGCTCGCTCATGGGACGACCACGGGCAGCACTGGCTGGCGCGGGTGGTTCTGGGACATGGGTTCGCCTCCTCCTCGACGAGGTTAGGCGAGGTCGAGCCGGCGCCACAGGGACGTTCGACCCCTTGAGAGGTGACTTCGGGATCCGCTTCGCCCGCGCCGGACCGCTGCGGACGAATGGGCGGCGGGCGAATGGGAGGCCCGGCATCGGGTACCACCCCGGCTCCCAACCCGAGGAGGAGCAGACGATGGTGGTCCGCAGTGCCGTGAGCCTTGCCGTACGACAGACCGAGGAGCTGGTCCTGCACCCGCGCCGCGCTGCCGGGCAGCTGGTCGCCGAGGTGGGCGGCGTGGTCAGCGGGGTCGCCGGCACGCTCGTGGGTGTGGGGGACGCCCTGGTGGGCCGGGTGCTGAGCACGCTCACCTCGACCGATCCCACCTCGATGGACCTCGCAGCGCCCAGCCACACCACCGCCGACCCGGCCCGCGCGGTTGATCCGGAGGACCTCCTGGACCGCCCCGGCCCCGTGCCGCCGGAGCTGCTCGAGGGAGCAGCGACCCCGGCGCCGCGTCCGGCCCCGCCGCGCGCGCGCCGTACCGCCCGCAAGGTGGGTGAGGAGATCAGGACACCGTCGGGGATCCCGGCGGCCGGGCCCGGGCTCAATCCCTCCACCGGCGAGACCGACCTCGTGCAGCCCGGCACCGAGCCGATCATGGACCCCGCGACGACGAAGGCCGTCGCCGCGGAGGCGCGGATGATGCGGCGAGCGGCGTCCACCGACAAGTAGACGGATCCTTGCGGTTGCTGACGGTCGGCCACGGCAACCTGCCGCAGGCCGACTTCGCAGACCTGCTCACCGGTGCGGGCGTGGACACCCTCGTCGACGTACGCCGCTTCCCGGGTAGCCGACGCAACCCCCACTTCGGCACTGACGCGATGTCCGGGTGGGTCGAGGAGGCCGGGGTCGCCTACCGGCTCGAGCAACGCCTCGGTGGCCGCCGGAGGGTGGACCCCGACCAGCGTGACGCCGACCCGTGGTGGAAGGTCGAGGCGTTCCGGGCCTACGCGGCCCACACCCGGTCCGAGGAGTTCGCCGCGGGGATGGGCGAGCTTCTCGAGGTGGCGCGACGCGGGACGGCCGCTGTGATGTGCAGCGAGAGCGTGTGGTGGCGCTGCCACCGGCGCCTCGTCAGTGACGTCGCCGTGCTGCTCCACGGCGTCGAGGTGCTGCACCTGGCGCACTCGGGCAGGCTCACGCCGCACGTCCCCGCCGCCGGGGCGCGCGTCACCGAGGACGGCCTGCGCTACGACGTCCTGCAGGAGTGATCCCGGCCGGTCAGCGGCAGGGGAGGGAGCCCAGTAGCGCCAGGCCGGTCAGGTCGCCCGGGCCGAATTCGGTCTGCCCGTCGTTGCTGGCGAACATCAGCTCCATGGGCTCGTTGACGTGGCCCAGCCCCACGAGGTGGGCGACCTCGTGCACCACGAGCGCCTCCATCACACGGGGAGACTGGGCGATGGTGGCCTGGGTGAAGGCG
Protein-coding regions in this window:
- a CDS encoding DUF488 family protein, whose translation is MRLLTVGHGNLPQADFADLLTGAGVDTLVDVRRFPGSRRNPHFGTDAMSGWVEEAGVAYRLEQRLGGRRRVDPDQRDADPWWKVEAFRAYAAHTRSEEFAAGMGELLEVARRGTAAVMCSESVWWRCHRRLVSDVAVLLHGVEVLHLAHSGRLTPHVPAAGARVTEDGLRYDVLQE